In one Heteronotia binoei isolate CCM8104 ecotype False Entrance Well chromosome 1, APGP_CSIRO_Hbin_v1, whole genome shotgun sequence genomic region, the following are encoded:
- the CFAP45 gene encoding cilia- and flagella-associated protein 45: protein MPGSEAGSLSASSNASSRSRSHVRYRRKACSSEVDESLFGMAKKLHLPRIGSPIVVLQDIHKAGKSLGWGQKPETIRIITRDLIRDLVVPKTDPSGESLIISPEDFARIKDASRVFTKEEREAREAAIKAEREAIIVAVNERKKSMMQKEILRRKNEKLNDLEEEAKERAQYLLERASNLRMEQEDEIKKLNEVILEAKCHAIRDAQILEKKQIEKEMNEEEMRLARMMEAERQKANKMQEELEHKRKEELFRGRRHIIEQIEKNEELRAMKAEQRDQEAQEMLDYLERLQFEDEREMDRRRLEQLRIQAEIKHINDENQKRKEERLEQERLADMRVLEYQRQKMAREAEFEAEQERIRREKEMETARLRALQEKAQDHQAEQDALRAKRNQEAAEREWRRKEKDATQKKIQTEAMLKQSRLEQVAKKEHDLAVQVQRDRAEFERIVRIQREQIEKERKEHERRVALQLTHADEIRRQVREHQQKQVQERISIFEEGKRLKEEGRRRSERLNEIKRKKLDELRAVGLPEKYCAQVERKTYKLTTSVH, encoded by the exons ATG CCAGGCAGCGAGGCCGGGTCGCTGAGCGCTTCATCCAATGCCTCCAGCAGGTCCCGCTCTCACGTGCGCTACAGAAGGAAGGCCTGTAGTTCAGAGGTAGACGAAAGCCTCTTTGGGATGGCCAAg AAGCTCCACCTGCCCCGCATCGGCAGCCCCATTGTGGTCCTCCAAGAcatccacaaggcagggaagTCCCTCGGCTGGGGGCAGAAGCCCGAGACAATCCGCATCATCACCAGGGACCTGATCCGGGACCTCGT TGTGCCCAAAACCGACCCTTCAGGGGAATCGCTAATCATAAGCCCCGAAGACTTTGCGCGCATCAAAGATGCATCCCGTGTCTTCACCAAAGAGGAGCGAGAAGCGAGGGAAGCAGCCATCAAGGCAGAGCGAGAAGCCATCATA gttgCGGTGAACGAGCGGAAGAAGTCCATGATGCAGAAGGAGATCTTGCGGAGGAAGAACGAGAAGCTGAACGACTTGGAGGAGGAGGCCAAGGAGCGGGCGCAGTACCTCTTGGAGCGGGCCAGCAACCTGCGCATGGAGCAGGAGGATGAGATCAAGAAGCTCAATGAG GTCATCCTGGAAGCCAAATGCCATGCCATCCGCGATGCTCAGATCCTGGAGAAGAAGCAGATCGAGAAGGAGATGAACGAGGAGGAGATGCGCCTGGCCCGGATGATGGAGGCGGAGAGGCAGAAGGCCAACAAGATGCAAGAGGAGCTGGAGCATAAAAGGAAGGAGGAGCTATTCAG GGGAAGGCGGCATATCATTGAGCAGATCGAGAAGAACGAGGAGCTCCGTGCCATGAAGGCAGAGCAGAGGGACCAGGAGGCCCAGGAGATGCTCGACTATCTGGAGCGCCTGCAGTTTGAAGACGAGAGG gagATGGACCGCAGGAGGCTGGAGCAGCTGAGGATCCAGGCTGAGATCAAACACATCAACGACGAGAACCAGAAGCGCAAGGAGGAGCGACTGGAGCAGGAGCGGCTGGCTGACATGCGAGTGCTGGAGTACCAGAGGCAGAAAATG gcccggGAGGCTGAATTTGAGGCCGAGCAGGAGAGGATCCGCCgggagaaggagatggagacAGCCCGTCTGCGGGCTTTGCAGGAGAAGGCCCAGGACCATCAAGCGGAGCAG GACGCCCTGAGGGCCAAGCGGAACCAGGAGGCGGCCGAGCGGGAGTGGCGCCGGAAGGAGAAGGATGCCACTCAGAAGAAGATCCAGACGGAAGCCATGCTGAAGCAGAGCCGCCTGGAGCAGGTGGCCAAGAAGGAGCACGACCTGGCCGTCCAAGTGCAGCGGGACAGGGCCGAGTTCGAGAGGATCGTGAG GATCCAGCGGGAGCAGATCGAGAAGGAGCGGAAGGAGCACGAGCGGCGTGTGGCTCTCCAGCTGACCCACGCCGACGAGATCCGGCGCCAGGTGCGCGAGCACCAGCAGAAGCAGGTGCAGGAGCGCATCTCCATC